GGGCAATGAAAAAAGACAAGTACTCCAGTATACCACAACAAATAAACtgagaaagtaaaacaaatctGTGAAGTAAACTGAATCCAAACATAAGCAATGCTTTATTGGGATATAGCAAGCAACCTATCAAATAGGGAACTGGTACAAACAGTTTGAACAAGACTCTCTTTTAACAGAGATGTATGGTGACAAGACagcttctttcagtttttaaaacaagtattcAAACCGTTACGTaaagcattaaaagaaaataatcgACCATTACAACACCAATGACagacaatattaaaaatgtgcagaatttcactttttttttttacaacctTCTGCCTAACGTTAGAAAACAAGTtatcataaattaaaaaaaagaataaaatgtttttttttgtttgcaaagcaaCACAAACTTTTCAAAATCAACTATACATAGAACTACtattaaaaacaagtgaaaacaagctgaaaatttAAAGGACAGCAAAAAATACACAACCCAGTTTCACTTGTCAGCAACACCTTCTGCTATCGAAGGGGTTATGTTAGTTTTATGTACAGCTTTAAACATTGCAGCATACCACAAATAAACCTTAATAAGGTCAAAATAGGACCCTCTGCAAAAAAGGGTGAGTTGGCAAGTGTCAGTCCCATCCCAGAATTACAAGTAGTAATAACTTTAGTAGGTCTTTAATGTAAACCAAAACCTACTTCTATTGGTTTCTCTCTCCCAAAGACGCAtgtaaactttatttatttatatatatatatatatatatatttattttttggtattttaatttatgaaatcaAGAACACGTCTGGCTCAAAAATGAGAATGACAAACCTCCCTTTTGTTCTGGATATAGTGATACAGCTATCTCAACATGCTCACTGACAAATcctaaaagagaaaatcatgTACTATGTAAAAAATACACACCACCTCTCTCAGTTCAGACTCAGTATATAGTATATTGCCAACTCTATCCAATAGGATATATATCTTAATTTGGTTTAAATTCTTAATATATTCTCTCTTTACAAAGTTCCATCACATGAAACCAAATTGCTTATATACTGTTTGAGGCCCAACATGACCCCAATTAGACAAGTTGCTATAAAGAGTTGTTCTTTAGATGTTGTGTCTGTAGAGGTTTTACGTGATATTCATAAATTTTCAGCGCAGGCCCCAGTTTTAATGAAAGTCCGGTCAGTACATCATTTCTTGTCATCAACAGTAATGATTTGCCATCAATTTCCTGTAAGAAGAATTGAAGAATTGATAAAGACAATATACAAATCAAACAGTTGAGAACAATCATGCAACAAATGGAAGACTATTACAGAGGatcaatgagaaaataaataatagccTTTAATTTCCTGAAACAACATTTATAGCTGCTAAATTCTGCTGTCTGGTTTTTCAAGTGCTCACCCATGCTGACTAAAGCATAAATGCTAGTTAGTTAAGCACAAAATCCAAATCAACCTCATTTCAAAATTCCCTCCTTGTAcatccatttaaaattaataggTACATGTACAGCTTGCCTAATTAACAGCCATTAAGGGAAGGATACACTTATGGAGAAGGCagtgaaatgcatttcagaattaCCACTGACAGCAATGTTCAAGTTTGAACTTGAACAGTATCTGCTAATAACTTCAGGTGCCTGCTTTAAAGGGCCAATTTCTTATGCTtcctgtgggggaaaaaagattcCTGCAATCAAAAATTTGAAAAGGGTCTAACTGCAGAGCTCAACACTCTGAGGGAACTTTTCCTCCACTTACAACAGAAGTGgctaaaagcagcagcttcccagacTGGGTCTCAATGACCTCTAAGTTCCACttttaaattgtatatatatacatatatttttcctctcaaacCTCGACTTTCTGACCTATTTAGATTAGAAATCCTctaagttttgtattttttttcttccacctcaAAACTTTGTCATATGTTTGCAAGTTAACTGTAAACCATTTTTTCATGGGtcaaaaagtgaaagaaagaatcCACACCTCACAACTCCCATCTTCATTTTAGACAAAGGACCATCCTTTTACTTACACAGTCCTACAGCTCAACCACAGTGCTCTATGCAGTAGACATGACCTACACCTACAAAGCAGTGACTGGTGTCTCATAACACCGCCAGACCCCACAGGGTCAATCATAGCCCAAAGAAATCTTCAACCTTATGGCATTCTCCTGCACTGGACTTCATTTCGTTGCTCTTTTCTACtgttaataaaacaattaataGATTTTCAGTTTGGTATCAGTAGCCAACAACAAGTTCAGATGCTTGCATACACTGTTGTTGTCCATGATTATATATTgacaaaatttgtatttttgtaagtAATATATACTATACATTAATTTATCCCACCGCAGTATCTTCCttacaaatattaaatgttGTATTCAGAATGTCAGAAATCACACCATTGGTTACAactgaacatgaaaaaaaggaagacataaAAGAGTTCAACAGTAATTTGTCCATTGATCTTTCTCATGATttgataaaatttaaaaatattaaatacaataaaaaagcacaacatAATCAAACATCAGCTGAAAGtgaaatttctgtaaaatctcACTGAGACAACTGCTAATCCCTCCCAAGGAGCACAGTGTGacagtatttctaaaaaaataaggtttccAATAACTTTTTACACAATATAGCAGGTGCCTTCTTCCACTGCTGAAAATGTTAATGGTTAAAAACAGtttctattttctcatttccatttgtcACAATTCTTTTTGTGGGAATTCTGACACCACTGAGTATTTTGCTCATTCATATGACTGCTCTGAAGCTGCCTTTTCAACTGCTGTTCAATGACGCTGTGGAGTAAGAACAGCCTTGGAGAGATCCAAATGAAGTAAATCCAGTACCTGGAGCAGGACAAACTCCAAGAACAGACAGCACtgatttcccttcccttcttcttccACAAGGTTCCCTGTGGATTCTATAAATGCTGGGAATTAGATCATCTAAGGCTTTCATTTAATAGAAAGCTGATTCTCTATGCTTATCTGGGTATGTGTGAATATATATTCAAGTATATCGCATCTCTGTGTTTATTGTAAGCTTTactttttccacctctttttgGTTTTCCCATTAAAACTGCTTCCATAGATTTGTCATtgtcattctgatttttttttttttggcatcagGTAAGACTTTGTATGCTTTGGAGAATTGTATAAATTTCTTCTCTGCTACTCCTctatattctgcatttttttcacaatgCAACTTCAATGCCAGCTTTCAGTATGCCTTACTAGTGCCGTCTAGAGAGGTATCTCTGCATGTCAAGAGCTAACAGCAGATCTCCACTGTGCCAGGGTGTTTCCTAGCAGATCTACCTGTTCTTGGAAAGCATTGGCTTGTTCTTCAAATCCAGctgttctgaaataattcaCAACATCAATAACAGCCCAGTCAGCAGGATCTGGAGGTCTTCCATTTTCTACtgaactgcaaaacagaaatccaGACAAGTAATCACTAAGTATCTATAGTATCTGCTGCTTCTTTACAGACAACCCATGTACATTCCCTTCTTCTCTGTAACTCCAGGAAAAGTACCTTTCAACACACCTCCCACCACTCCTATACAGAACAGGCACTCCTGTTCTGTTCCTCTGTACCTTTCTGTACCTCTCTCccttcagaaaagaagaaagtacaTGAATATTCACAGCAGCCAAAGGTAGTCAGCCAGGATCTTTTCCTGTTAAGTGTGCTGCCTTTGCAGCTGGAGAACTAAGACTACCATGTCCGAAGTGTATTATCTTTCAAGACTGCAGGCTGTTCTCAACTACCAAGTATTTATAAAGAATTGTGGTTTGCAGGTTACTCTTTTCCAAGATGAGATTGTGCTTTCTTGTAACACAGATAAAAACTACTGGAAACCATCTTTACCTTGTAAAACAAGAAATGAGAGGTACTAGCAATTGCTCAATATAGAATATTCtccaaaatttgtttttgatttatCTTTGGACAAATCTAGAGACTTTCTAAATAACTATGAATCGCACTGTATGCTGCAGTTGgccttttaaaagcagtttctttcaCTTATCACATAGGATATACACGTATTTCAGAGCAAGGAGCAAAAGGCCAGAGTTTCTTACTCTTGCTCATCACATAATGACTTACTTCATGAATTGCTCTGCTGATTGGGAATAGAGAAAGGCAACACTCAGCAAAATTTAAAGTGAGACTATCTGGCCAGCTTATTAgagcaacactttttttttttttctttcttctcctttttatttatttatttattttttaaaatcaatgaagatgttagtGTTGTACACATTCTGAGACCTAAGAAGCAAAATGccataaaaacagcagaaaaaaaactacAGGTATTTGTGGAAGCAGCACTGTACTTAAATCTCTGCAGTTCCCCCAATATGTAAACTACCACTTGAAATGACTCATCTTCTACTTAAAGACAAACAAACTAAATCCCCAAAGctcactattaaaaaaaataaaaatcctaagAGATGTTGAATTGAATTATTCttaaacagcaaatgaaagacTTGACCTGTAAAAAATACCTCCCAactgtattttgtttacttCCCAAAGCATGTTCATTTCCAGCTAAATATGGTCCCTCCCACAATTCTGTAGTTCAGCCCAAATGTACTGATTTTCACAAAGCTCTTCTTTTACTGCTAGGGAACATGCAGCTTGGtccagccccatcccaggcCCAACTGCAATGGCTTCAAGGGCACCACCTTCGTCATTAACTAATCTCAGGAAATAATTGCAAGTTCCTCCCTCAAGGAGAGGCATGGCATGTGGCAGACTGTTGGAGACTGGCTGGATTTTAACCCATCTACTCGCACAGATGCTCATTTGGCTTCTAGACAGCCTCCTTCTTGCCCTGCCAGTGTGCATGGCTGGATTCTTTAGACAAGAAAAGGGAATATATAACAGACATGGCTCAGCCATACACCAACTTATGCCAGGCATCCTGGATGCTGTAATGCCTTAAGACGACTGGCATTTTAGGCTTTATAACCAAATACTAGTTGTACGAATAACGAATAAAGATTTGGCTTGTCTGCTTTTCACTACTGTCCCTGTGGCTTTATTGCCATCATGTGGCAAAAGCAGCAAGGCCTGAAAGGACATAGCTGTGAACAGATTTTATCCAATCTATTTATAACAACTTCAGAAAAGTGCCAAATACCTCCTTTGTagatatgcacacacacactactATATAATTTCATTCAGAAACCACGGCTTCTGATCAGTTTAATTACAATCAccatcagttttaaaaaaaaaaaagaaacaccactgCAATTAGTAGCTGAATCTTTATCACGCAAGCCTCGGGGGAAAACGATTAAATGTAAACGGTCCTTGCTTTGACTGCTGCCCTTCTCCCACCTGCCATGGAGTCCGGgttgtagaagaaaaacaagtatctGAAGGTGGCTTCTGAgggacacacacacagtatAACCTACACATAGTCACTAAATAGGGTAGTGCATTTTGTATTGGTGTGGTGTAGGCAATGTCTCAAATGAAGAGGAAGGATACCAATATTAATGGCCACCAGCAGATCTTTTGATGCTGTGACATAATAAGGTGTTTCAACAGCATTCTGAAGTGaccattattattactactgcTTATATTATTTAATGCCAGGGAACCTAAGCATTGTCATATTTTTGCTAGGCCCCTAGCAAAGAGATATGAAGGAGAAGAATGAGGTGCAGCTGCGTAAAGCATTGCAGTCTGAGAGGACAGATGACAAACTCTCTCTAGTTCCTTTGTGTTACATATCACCGCAGCATCTATAAGCCTAACACAGCCCAGCCattttttccacacagaaatACACTTTTCAGGCCGTAACTTAGATTAGGACTAATAATCCTAACTGAAAAAATGCTGACCTTTAGGAATATGGAAATGCCTCTAAAACAGTTCCCATCCCTTAGCTTGCAGTCCACCACACTGAAGAAAATTGTAGAGCAGTGCACACCATGTCTTTGTCTTATTTCCACCCTAGGTCTGTAGTAGTAACCTAGCAGTTCAGGGTTTCTTCagcaaacagtttaaaatatctgttttcagaactgaaacCAAAGACACGTGCTGTTGCTACTACTTCTCAGCTCAGGGTGGCTGGGTAGTCAGCAGAGAAATGTGCACACctctttcaaagagaaagagagtaGACATATTCCACATGGGACACTTCTCCCCATCAGGCATTGGTTCTGTAAAAGCCACTAGCTGGAAGTACAAGGACTCCCTCGGGCATCGTTTCCCGCTTTGACTTTTTCAAGTCCTTCCTCAGGAGTTTCACCGTTTCAGTCACACAAGATGGTGAAAAGAGCTTCCCCCATAAAAACTGTCAGATGAGCAAAGGTAGAGTACTGGTTACAGTGCTATCGCTTGCTCTGATCTCTGGTTGAAATGAGAAATCAATGGAAAAAGGGATACTCCCAACTTACTAGTTTCTGCATCTCTCCATTGCTATACAGTCCTCCCACATACCACTTTTAATTACATCAGTGCCTGAGATTCTtcaatttcaaagcagaaataaaagtaattgaGAATACAGAAGGTTTGAAACAAAGATGGAGATTCCCCACCCTTGCCAACCACATCAAATCAATGAAAAACTACAATGAAAACTGATGTGCTGTTTACATAAACTGAACACTACGGAATCACTTACTTTTTGACATCCAGAGAgccattttccttgttttccatgTCAACAGTTAGCATGGGGAGGAGATTTCTTCAGCAACTATcaacaggaggggaaaaagccaTATTTAATTATTGGTGGTATGAAAAGCGCAACATGACGTTAACAGAAACAAGCAGTATACAGAGACACAACTGTTTCCACCTGAGAGCAAAAGCACTGTCAAAGACTACTTTTGTCAGAAGCCTGGCCAAGCTGGCAGTAGCTAACGAACTAGGAAAAGTTTACCTGTGCTTTTAACACAAGAAATGTTTCATGCCTGAAAATCAAGGAAAGTAAtgtcacatttcatttttttaagctaataAAATTTTGATGTAAACTACATATAGCGAGATTGACCTGCAGTACGTACGTAGCTAGAGCCCAAATGTGCTTACGATGCCTTGAGTCACCCTGCTGTGCTGAGCATCCCAAATTGGTGTACAGTCCTTTCCCTAGTGAGGTTTGAAATCCATGTCTTTGTTTTACAAACGGGCAACCTGAGGCACAGATGAGCATCGTGATTTCTACCCAAGTCACACACAAAGCTGGAAAGCCGAGTTACAGTTCGAGTCCAAAACTCCTGAGGCCTAATTCCGTACCTTATCCGTAAGACCATCCTTCCTGCACTAGCACAGCTTCTTCTGTGGGTACGCTGAactctgaaaaggaaaggacCGTACAAAGGACACAGGAGACAACCCCGTTTGTTTCCCTCCTCGTGTCGTGCAGGAGTGCTTTCACTGCACAGCGTTTTCCACCGCGCCAAGGAACAGGCAGAAACGACCCcagcctttcctttctgttctcagAGAAGACATTTCTGTTTCAGGGAGCACCAAAGAACTAACCAAGGACTCAGGACGCTCCTGCTGTCGCGCTAATGGACGCCGGCGAAATGTCACAGCGCTCGGGGAAGTACCCAACAGGGAAACCATGCTCTTCAGCCACAACTTTGCAAACACAGCCGATAGCAATTAACACCgttcaacaaaaaaaagaaaagaaaggaccCTTTATTACACAGGCACCGGCACAAAAAGCACCGAGGAGGGAGGCAGTGACGAACTGATGGCGGGGGCTCTCCCCGTGCCGCTGCCCGAGGAACTCGCCCGGTTCACCCGAGGTGACCGCGGGCTGAcagccgcggccccgccgcccacGGCTGCCCCCGCCCGGCCGGGGCTCCCCGCCCGCTCCCGGACCGCGGGGGGCTCCCGGCGCTGCCCCGCTGCCGGCGGGGAGGGCTCCGCGCACCATTTTGGGAGCATCTCCGAGCCCTCCCGCCGGCGTCGTCGGGGATCCCGGCCGGGGGAAGCGAAGACGGAGACACCTACCTAGGAGCCACTAAACCAAAGCATCGCTACGCGTTGCTCCGGCCCGGCggagcgccccccccccccccaccccctgccgcccccggccgcccccccgccgGCAGCGGGGCGCTGGGAGGCGGCTCCGGGTGACACCGGGCGGCGGCCCCGCCTGGCTCCCGGCCCGCCTCACGCCGCCGCCACACGCGGCCCGCAGCGGCCGCCGCCCGCGACATGGCGGCCGCGTTAAAGGCGCCGCGCCTACCCGCGGGCAGAAGAAGGGCTTCAAATTCCTGTCAGGAAGGAGATCGGCGGCCTGCCGGGTGGACGGAGGGTGCTGGGCTTCCTCTGGAAGCGGAGCGTCGCGGGGTCAGGGTGGGGGGAAAGAGAGGTGACAAAGGACAGCACGGCCCGGCCACCGCAGCCGTGGCACGGCGGGGACCCCGGGCAGAGAGGAGGTGCAGACAAGGATGCCCGAAGAAGGGCCGCGGCTCTCCCCTGTAAGCACCGCACTTCGCGAGGAGACTCACGGATTCCCAGGGGAGCCGTCGTACAGCGAGGTGCAACTCCAAGTGCCTACAAATGGCGAAGGCTGGACTACTGGGCATAAATTTTCACACAGAGATTAAACTAATGTTGGTAATTTTCTCCAGCAATTGctctttttccctgtaatacactcattttttatttattctcacaAATTTCTGTTGATTCAGGTATGCACCTTCTAATGGTATACAAGCGTGGCACGGATGACAGGCTACCAGTGCTTGGGAAATCCAGCGGGCAATACCAAGCAACGTACCCTGCCTTGCCCTCACGATagctttgcagagcagtgcccGAGCCACAGCTCAGATGCAGAGACCATTTATCAATGACCATCCTTAACAGGTTCTGTACAGATTTGTGAATGTTTCACTTGCAGAATGTCATTTCTAATCACACCACTCCCAGTCACATCCTTGCTGTTTGCTTGGAGGAAAGGGGGGCATTACAGAGTACCTGGGGCTTCGTGCAGAACCAACAGCTGACTTCAGCCTgctccctgcaaagcaggtCTGGGCTCTGTGACACAAGTGCCACCATTGCACTGACAGACAGCCTGCTGGCTGGCCAAATGGGCGTGCAGGGCTGTCCCAGACACTGCATGCCTGTCTCACCCCCAAAAGCAGTCAAGTGCATCCTGGCTGCACTTGTGAATAGGGATCTGAGCCACCAAACTGTTAGCAGGACAGAGCTAcaagcacaaaaaaaacacaggaaaagtcTAGTTTAGCACAAAGGGCTGTAGAcatgacccccccccccccatagcatttcattttgccttAACTTACATGCTGCCAAATGAATAaccaaaatacataaaaactaTGCAAATAAAGTGATGAATATTGATAGCTGCATTGAAAACTAGTAAGTGTGAGTCTTCACTGCTTTgaactttaaataaatgcagataaaCAAGTTATATAAAGTATTAAACATACTGCACCCTAAAGAAAATGGTCTTTACTTCACATCCCAGTGCATACGGTAAAATCTGGCATATTTGTCTTGGGCAAGTCACACATGgcaattcttttttgtttcttgagaAATAAGCATTCTAAATGAGGCCATAATGAGTTTTCTACATCAGCTGATTTCTAACTTTGGTAACGAACTGACATTTGAAGATACAAATATAAACCATTCCTTTTACTCACACTCTCCCATTCCTTCCATCATGTTCTTCAATTAATCCTTAGAGTATTTGACGTGAGGCTCACAGCGTACATGTTCCATCTAAAAGACCTTGAACAGCAGAGAggaattttaagaaaacaggcTGTGGAAAAAATTCAATGTGGAACACAATTTGTGGcttgcattttcattcattGGAGTAATGTGACTTAATTAAAGTGAGATTATATTTGGAGGGAGACCATGCAGGAAACTGAATTAGGGATTTTGTCTGATTACCTGCATCCAACTTCTGGCAAAAGCTATTTCCAGGCCATGTGAGAATGAAGTGAAACCAGAGCTGTGCCGAATGGGCCCGAGGGGTCAGCCCTGCGTAGCTCTCAGTATCTGCCATTTCATACACACAACTAGGTGTGGATTATTGGAAACTGGTTGTTTCTGTCTCCTGGGTATTGGAAAATGCcagttttctgctgaaaacattttttttggtgtccCTGGCAGTGACAGCAGGACATGCAGACAAATACATCACATGGGAAAGTGCCACAGACATCAAATTCCAGCTCACccagagcaaaacaaagccCTTTAGACCCTTATTCATCCTATGTAAAAATATGGCTAAACACGTTCATTGGGAAAGTTAAAAACAGtgaaggacttttctgctttcaggcaGAGGGATGCCAGGAACGCTCTCCTACGTAAACTAGCCTCGCACAGTACAGAGTGGGCAATGTGCCCGTGTACAACACGTCTCTCTCTGTCAGCAAGGAGCACACGGGGCTCGGAGATGCCCCAGGCACAGAAGTGGGGGCCTGGCACCTGCTGCGGCAGcaaggaggaggctgcagcctgcaggcaggcCTGACCTTACTGCCCGCTGGCAGCCACGGGGGCTGCCGGGAGCTGAAGTCCCGCTGCCACTGCAAGGGTGGACAGGCGTGTTGGGCCTGGTCCTG
This portion of the Oxyura jamaicensis isolate SHBP4307 breed ruddy duck chromosome 8, BPBGC_Ojam_1.0, whole genome shotgun sequence genome encodes:
- the SAMD13 gene encoding sterile alpha motif domain-containing protein 13 is translated as MLTVDMENKENGSLDVKNSVENGRPPDPADWAVIDVVNYFRTAGFEEQANAFQEQEIDGKSLLLMTRNDVLTGLSLKLGPALKIYEYHVKPLQTQHLKNNSL